The following is a genomic window from Pseudothermotoga thermarum DSM 5069.
ATGCACCCGTTATTTTCAAAGTTTCGCCATCGTAGCTTATCTTTTTCAAGCCAACTTTATGTGACAAAATGCGTATTTTAAACAAATCCAGCAAGAGGTTTACCTGCTGTGGTATTTTACCAAATCTATCCAAAAGTTCGTTTCTTACTTCTTCAATTTCCTTCAAATCTCTGCATGCTGCAAGTTTCCTATAAAGTCTCATTCTTTCCATCGGATTTGCAACGTAACTTTCTGGTATCACAAGTTCACCAGGTATGCCCTCTATTTCCACATCGATTCTGTTTTCTTCCTCTAGAACAGGTTCATAAGTTTGCAACGATAAAGCTTGCTTGATTTCACGATTTAATATTTCAAGGTAAAGGCTCAGTCCAACTGAATTGATGTTACCATGCTGTTCAAAACCGAAGATAGAACCAATACCTCTCATTTGCATGTCCAACATGGCGAGTTGCAAACCACTACCAGCCCCTTTAAAAGCTTCCAAAGCTTTGAGCCTGTATTTTGCGCTTGGACTTGGTTCAACATCGTACAAAAAATAGGCAAACCCCCTTTTGTCACTTCTTCCAACTCTTCCTCTTAGCTGATAAAGTTGTGCTATTCCGTATCTGTAAGAGTCGTCTACTATCAAAGTGTTGGCTGTTGGTACGTCCACACCGTTTTCTATTATCGATGTGCAAACTATCATGTCAACTTCGTGCTCGTAGAACATCCTAACTGCTTTTGAAAGTTTTGAACTGCTCATTTGACCATGTGCCATGACCATCTTGACTTCTGGAATGAGTTCTTGAAGATGTCTGAATATCCTTTCCAAATCGTTTACTCTGTTGTGAACGTAGATCACTTGGCCACCGCGGTTGACTTCTCTAAGAACAGCACTTCTGACCAAAAGATCGTTGTACTTACCCACGTAGGTTATAACTGGAAGTCTTCCTTGAGGAGGAGTGTTCAAAACACTCAAATCCTTCATGCCAGACAAAGCCATGTGCAGGGTTCTTGGAATTGGGGTAGCACTCATTGAAATTATATTCACGTTCAACCTCATCTTTTTGAATTTTTCCTTCTGCTCAACTCCGAAATTTTGTTCTTCATCTATTATCACAAGACCAAGGTCGAAAAATTTCACCTTGTCTGAAAGCAAAGAATGAGTTCCAACTATGACGTCTATTTTCCCACTTTTAAGGTCAAAAAGGATTTGCTTCCTTTCCTTTTGACTTATCGTTCTATCGAGAAGCTTTACTGAGACGCTGAATTTTTCCATTCTGGATTTAAAAGTTTCGTAGTGCTGCCTGGCCAAAACCGTCGTTGGTGCAAGAACTGCAACTTGCTTACCGGAAACAACGCAACGAAATGCCGCTCGCAAAGCTACCTCTGTTTTACCAAAGCCTGCATCGCCACAGATCAAACGATCTGCAGGTTTATCACTTGCAAGATCTTCAAGAACTTCTTCGATGGCTTTCATTTGGTCTTCGGTTTCCACGTATGGGAAAGTTTTTGCGAATTCGGTTTCCAAATCTGGGTCACCTTTCAAACTCAAACCTGTCACTTGTTGCCTTTTAAAGTAAAGTTCCACAAGTTCTTGTATTTTTTCACGAACATCCTTTTTAACCTTTTCCAACCTTTTGTTCCAAGTAGAGAGACGAATTTTGTCTATTTTGACCTTACCTTTGTCGCCTATGTACTTTTGAACTCGATCCAACCTTTCGACGGGAACGTAAACCGTTGAATCCTCATATTTGATGCAAAGGTACTCTTTTGTCCCAAATACGTTTGAAATTCTTCTCACACCTTCAAAGATTCCTATTCCATAATCGACATGAACAACGTAATCTCCTTCGACAAGTTCTTCCTCGTCAACCACTGGGATTTGACTAACTGCGGAGGTTTGGATTTTGACCGTTTTCAATTTGTCAAGATCTGCTTCGACGAAAATAGGATTTGATATTTTTTCTAGGATTTGGGAAAGCGGCACTTGCGAATAAAGCTGGTATTCCTCCATTTGTTGATCGGTTAGTATTTCTCTTATTTCCTTTTCGCGCTTTACATACTCCTCCTGGCACTTTTTGTAATTTACAAAAACAACCTCAAATTTGGCGTAATCAAGTATGGTGGAATTTGACATTGCCTTGCCGGGGATTGTATCAAGATCGTGGTTTTCGCTGATATATTCTCTGACTGGTAAAATTGTGACTTCCTTGATCGAATCTATCGATCTTTGTGTTGCAGGATCGAAGATTCTAATGCTCTCTACCTTTCTTCCAAAAAATTCCACGCGCACTGGGATGTTTTGAAGTGGCCCGAAAAAATCCAGTATGTCACCTCTGATCGCGTATTCACCACCACTTCTAACAAGGAAAGTTCTTTCGTATCCCATTAAGTACAACAGTTTTTCGAAGTCGATTTCTTTCAACTCTTGCCCGATGGTTATTTGAAAACAGTGTTTTCTCAACACCTCAGGTGAGAGAGTTTTTCTTGTGATTGCGTGCAAAGTTGAAACAACTTTTGCCTTTTGGAAAAACAATATTTTCCAAAGAGTTTTGATTCTGGCAGAACGAACAAAGAAAGAGACGTCAACATTCTCAAAAGGAAAAACATCGTGGGATGGAAAGTAATCAAAACCAAAGTGGTCAGCAAGTTTTTGTGCATCGTATTCGGTTGGTACAACTATGAGAATGCAATCTGACTGAAGATCTTCAAAAAGCTTATCCAGCGTCAATTTCATATCCTACCACTTGAAAGGTTCTAAGCCTATTGTTGGTGGATTTTATCCATTCTGCCTTCAAAGGCACGGCAAAATCTCTTTGAATGAACCCCATGAAGATGTCTTGTCTTGCCTTTTCGTCGTTGTATATGCCCGGATTTGCCAAGATTCTCAGCTTAATTGGCTGTTTTACGACATGGATTTCATCGATACAATTTATCTTGAGTCTTTCTATCAGCTTTTGTTCGTATTCCAATGGTAAAAACGGTTGAACGTTCACCAAAGCTATGTTTTTCGAAAGTGGTCCAATTATTTTTACGTTTGCAAGCTCAGCCTTATATCCAATTTCATCCAGGAACGAAAGTAAAATTTCGTTTGATTCCCAAACTGCTCGCCCGTGAAAGTTAGGATTTATGAGCATTTTTAAAAGGTGTTTCATCTTGCAGCCTTCTCTGAAAGATGATTCTCCTGCTTTTGCAACAGGAATTTGGAAAAGCTTCACCATTTTTCTTATTTCATCTTTGCGCAAATCAAACAGCGGTGAATATAATCGACCAAAGAATTTCAAGCCGGTAAGTCCCCAGCTATCAGATTTGTTCGCACCGGTTGCAACAACTGAGCTTGGAAAAGCTTCCAAAACGCTACCAAGTTTTGCTTCTCGCGTGCAGGCGTTACAGTTTGGACCATACCTCAGTATTTTTCTTTGTTTCTTTGTCCCATCTATGATGATGTGTTTTAAACCAAGTTTTTGGGCATTAAGCTTCGCTTGTTCGCGTATCTTGGTGTATGTTGCAGGTCCGAAATCAACGGTTGCAAGAATCACCCTGTCAGGTCCAAGAGCTTCTTTTGCAAGGTAAGCAACCAAGCTGCTGTCTTCTCCACCAGAAAAGGCTACGACCAAACCTTGAGAAAAGTTTTGTTTTATTTCGTTTATTATGATTTCTGCAAGCGTTTGAATTCGACCTTCACAAAGTCCTTGCATAGCTCCACCACAGCGTAGTTGCCACTTTCGCCTAAGGAACCGGGGTTTACAAACGTAGTACCCGACAGCTTTGAATGATCAGTTTCGTGGGTGTGACCGTAAAAAATGATCTGAGGTTTGGGACTAAAAAGGTTTAGAATTTTTTCCCTAAGTCCAAAGGGAGGTCCCCAACCGTGACACAAACCTATCGTGTATCCCATCAAGTTTATCGTCAAGGTTGCAGGTAAATATTCCTTAACATCTGGATAATCCATGTTGCCGTGAACACCGTAAAATTGCTTTGAAAACTTTTTCAAAACCAAAACGGTATCCAAATCAACGTAATCTCCTAATCCAATAACGCAATCAAAATTTGGAAGTTGTTCGATCAGTTCTTCAGGAAAACTTGAAAGTCTCACAGGGATGTGTAGATCTGAAACCAAAAGAATTTTCACGTTTTATTCATCCTCTCAAAAACAATCGATGCTGCTCCAAGTATTCCTGCGTCTTTTCCAAGCTTGCTGAGCTTTATTTCAAAGGTGCCCAACATGCTTGGTAAAACGTGGTCTTTAACTTTTTCAGCGACGGGTTTTAACAACTTTTCACCTGCGTTTGAAATACCACCACCGAGTATCACCAATTGGGGGTTGAAAATGTTTACAAAACTTCCTATTGCAACGGCTAAAGCGTCGGTTAAAAGGGAAATTATACTTTTTGCAAACTCATCGCCTTGCTCGGCACATCGAAAGATATCCTCAGGGGAAACTTCGCTTGGCTTTTTTCCGTGGAAAAGCAGTGAGTCTTTGTGCCTTTCGTATCCTTCTTGAACAAATCTTTTTAAAGCCGTGGCTGATGCAAAAGCTTCTAGACATCCTTTTGCACCGCAACCACAGGTAGGACCGTTGGGCATAACCGTGACATGGCCTAATTCTGCTCCTATGCCACTGCTACCTCTAAGAAGAATCCCATGAGTTATAACTCCTCCACCAACACCTGTTCCAAGCGTTAAGCAAACTATGTGATCGTATCCTTTTCCCACACCAAACGTATGTTCACCTAAAGCATAAGCGTTTGCATCGTTTTCGACATAGACTTTCAAACCAGTTTCAAGTGATAGCTTTTCTGCCAGCGGAAAATCATGCCAACCAGGAAAATTGGGGGAAAATCTAACAACTCCTAACTTATGGTCAATACTTCCAGGACATCCAACTCCTATTGCTTCAACTTCGTAGTTTGAAAGAACGTTTTTCACCGCTTGATTTAAACGCTTTATCACAGCATCAGGACCTTCTTGCACCAGCGTTTTGCCTTGTTCTTTTGCCAGAATTTTACCTTGTTCGTCAACAACACCAACCGCAAAGTTCGTTCCACCCAGGTCTATTCCGATAACCTTCAACTGTTTTACCTCCCTCAATATTTTACTTTTTGTTGGTCGATGAGTGCAAGGAAATCTTCGTTCGATTTTGTTTCCTGAAGTTTTCTGAGTATCAGCGTTAATCCTTCTTCTTCAGTCATGTTGCTCAACATTCTTCTAAGAATCCAAACTTTCTTCAAAGTGCTTTCATCAAGAAGGAGTTCTTCTTTTCTTGTTCCAGAGAGTTGCAAGTTGACCGCTGGAAAAATCCTTTTGTTCGCAAGTTGTCTTGAAAGAACCAATTCCATGTTACCAGTACCTTTGAACTCTTCAAATATGACCTCGTCCATTTTTGATCCAGTTTCAATGAGAGCAGTTGCTATAATTGTTAAACTACCACCTTCTCTGGTATTTCTAGCTGCACCAAAGAAATGTTTTGGCTTGTACAAAGCAGCTGGATCAACTCCACCACTGAGGAGTTTTCCACTTGGAGGAACTTGAATGTTGTAAACTCTAGCTAACCTTGTCAAGCTGTCTAGGAGTATTACAACGTGATAACCACATTCTACCAATCTTTTTGCCATTTCCAGCGTTAATTCAGCAACCTTGATTTGCTTGTCGGGCGGCATGTCAAAAGGAGCAGCTATAACTTTTGCATCAACGGATTCTCTGATATCTGTAACTTCTTCAGGTCTTTCATCTATAAGAAGAACTATTCTGTAAGTGTCAGGATGGTTGTGAGCTATTCCGTTTGCTATTTCTTTGAGTAAAGTCGTTTTTCCAGCTTTTGGTGGAGCTACTATCATTCCCCTCTGACCTTTCCCTATTGGAGCGAATAAATCTATAACTCTTGTCGAAAGAATGTGAGGTTCTGTTTCTAGGATAAACCTTTCTCTTGGATAATCCGGTGTGAGGTTTTCAAAGTTAATTCTTTCGCTGGTCAGTTCCGGTGGCTTGTAGTTCACCGCTTCGATCTTTATCATCGCAAAGTATTTTTCTCCCTCTTTTGGAGGACGTATGACACCAGAGATTATGTCTCCTGTGTTCAGGTTGAATTTTCTTATCTGCGATTGGGATATGTATATATCGTTGGCGCTTGGCAGAAGGTTGTTGCCACTTCTTAGAAATCCGTAACCTTCTGGAAGTATTTCAAGCACACCTTCTCCAAAGAAATAACCATGTTGTTTGGCTTGGGCTTCAAGGATTGCAAAGATCAAGTCCCTTTTTGCCATGCTGGTGTAACGTGGTATGTCGAATTGCTTGGCGAGATTGTAAAGTTCCTTAACTGTCATTTTTTCAAGATCAGCAATACTTATGGTATTTTGTTCCTTTTGTTGATCGTTGTTATTCATAAATTGGTACACCTCCACAAAACGATTGCAGGCTGAGAAATGTTCATTGATGATAACAAGAGGGGGATAACACAACAAAAAAGATGAGTAAAACTCTTCGCTAAAGATTTAACCAGATAACTATGAAAATGTCAAGTTTGAAAAGGGAAAATGTCCCCTCCGTGAGGAGGGGATATTTTAGATTTTACTCTTCTTTAGAGGTCACGATTTGAATCAGAGCCATTTCTGCGGCGTCTCCTCTTCTTGTTCCAATTCTTACTATCCTTGTGAATCCACTTGTTCTGCCAACTTCTTTCGCTATTTCATCCACAAGTTTGTTCACAAGTCTTCTGTCCTGCAGATGACGGTATATTTGCCTTCTGAGTGCAACTTGGGTTGCTTTATCGCTGGCTTGGTTAGCCTTTATTGCCTTTGTCATGAGTTTTTCAAAGTATATTCTTACCACCTTCGCTTTTTTGACCGTTGTAATGATGCTTCCGTGTTCTATCAATTCTCTCATTTGGTTTCTGATTATCGATAGGCCATGGCTTTTATAATGTCCTATTTTGGTTCTAAGCATTCTGTGCCTCATTGAGAATCTCCTCCCTTCCTGAGGGTCAGTCCAAATTTTTCCATGAGTTTTTGTTTGATTTCCTCCAAGGATTTTGGACCCAAATTCTTGATTTTTAAAAGATCCTCTTCAGTTCTTTTTAGAAGATCTCCGATTGTTTCTATCTTATCTCTTCTCAAACAGTTTAGAGATCTTATCGAAAGCTCAAGTTCTTCGATTTTTCTAGAGTAAATGGCCTCTTCTTCTGATGTTGTTTGCTCAACCTTTGCTTCTTCTTGAGAAATCGGTACAAACTCCCCGCTGAAAGCCGTAAATTCTTCTGGTAAACTATCAGAGATTATCTGTAAGTGGTTCATCAAAATTTTCACAGCTTGTTTCAACGCCTCGTTTGGAAAGATGTTTTTCTTGGTCCAGATTTCAAGTATGAGCTTGTCGTAGTCAGTCCTCTTTTCTACTCTTGCACTTTCAACTGTGAAGTTTACCTTTACAACGGGCGAGAAAACGCCATCTATGGTTATCCATCCTATCTCTTGGTTTTCCTCCATAAGATCTATGGCTGGTACAAAGCCTTTTCCAGGTTGCGCGTACAATTCGAAGAACAGGTCTGCTTCCTCATCCAAAGTCGCTATCTTCAGAGAAGGATTTACCACCTCTATTCCAGCAGGGGTTTTGATATCTCCAGCTGTTAAAATCCCTGGGCCTTTCTTTTCAACTTGCATTCTTATTTTATCCTGTACGGTGATTTCTGCTCTCAGCTGAACCTTTTTGAGATTCAGTATTATTTCAAGAATGTCTTCCTTAACACCAGGCAAAGTGTCGAATTCATGATATTTTTCTGGTTTTATGAATCTCAAACCAGTGATCGCAATGGAAGGTATCGATGAGAGCAAAACTCTTCTCAAAGCATTTCCTATAGTTGTTCCATATCCTTTTTCAAGTGGAGAAAGCACATACCTTCCGTAATAGTATTCTCCTTCGGATCTTTCTTCTTCCACTCTCAACTTTTTTGGAATAACGTATTCCAGTTTCATAGGTATCACCTCGAGTAGAACTCAACAACTGCTTGCATATCTGCTGGCAGATCGGTGACTTCCTCCAACTTTGGATACCTTAGGAAAGTTCCTTTTAGATTTTCAAAATCAGTTTCAACCCATGGTACTCTGGTTCTATCTTTTGTAAGTTCGACAACTTGTCTGACAACAGCAAGTGATTTGTCCTTCAGTTCAACAACATCACCAGGTTTCAAAAGCATAGAAGGTATGTTGACTTTCTTGCCGTTGACTAAAAAGTGCCCGTGGTTGACCAGTTGGCGTGCCTGTCTTCGGTTTATGGCAAAGCCAAGCCTATAAACAACGTTGTCCAAACGAGATTCCAAAAGTCTCACAAGATTTTCACGTGTATCTCCAGGCATCTTCAAAGCTTTTTCGAAGTATCGCTTGAACTGTCTTTCGAGTATTCCGTAGATCCTCTTGACTATCTGTTTTGAGCGCAGTTGTAAACCATATTGTGAAAGTTTTCCACGGTTTCTACCGTGCATTCCAGGTGCATAAGGTCTTCTTTCAAAAGCACAACGATCTGTGAAACATCTTTCACCTTTTAGATAAAGCTTCATTCCTTCTCTGCGGCAAAGGCGGCAAAGTGGGCCTGTATATCTTGCCATTCAAATTTCCCTCCTTTAAACTCTTCGCTTCTTCTTTGGTCGACAGCCGTTGAATGGTATTGGAGTTACGTCTTTGATGTTATCGATCTCTAAACCAGCAGCTTGAAGCGTTCTTATGGCTGCCTCTCTACCAGGTCCTGGGCCTTTGACCAATATGTCAACTTTCTTGATTCCAAGCCTGAGGGCTTCTTTGGCGACTTTGTCTGCGGCAAGCTGTGCAGCGTAAGGTGTCCCTTTCCTTGTTCCCTCAAATCCAGCTGTTCCACTGCTTGCCCAATAGAGCGTGTTACCAGCTGTATCTGTTAAAGTTATTATCGTGTTGTTGAAAGTGGATTTTATATGAACTATCGCTCGTTCAGATACTGCTCGTCTGCGCTTTTTGCTTTCCGATTTTCTGGCCATACACCTTTCTCCTCCCTAAAATTATTCTTCCTTTTTCTTCTTCGTTTTGATTCTGCTTGGTCTTGGACCTTTCCTGGTTCTGGCGTTATGTCTTGTGCTTTGACCTCGTACTGGTAAACCAAGCTTATGTCTAACTCCGCGGTAACAACCAATGTCTATCAAACGTTTTATGTTGCGACTAACTTCAGCCCTCAACTCTCCCTCAACTTTGAAGTGATCTTGTATGTACTTTGTTATTTTGTTAACTTCTTCATCCGTTAAATCCTTGACGCGTTTATCAGGGTCTACACCGGCGTTTCTGAGTATCTCAAGTGCTCGGCTTCTGCCAATTCCGTAAATATAGGTCAAAGCAACGAAACATTTCTTGTTGCTTGGTAACTCCACACCCATTATACGAGCCATCTAGTTCCCTCCTTGATATTGCCAATTGTTAACCCTGTCTTTGGTTGTGTTTTGGATTGGCTTTACATATAACCATGACTTTGCCACGTCTTCTAATGATCTGACAGTGTTCGCATCTCTTCTTAACAGAAGATCTAACTTTCATACTTTATCCACTCCTTTCACTCTTCATCTTCGTCTTCTTCTCTTTTACCCAATTGTTTGCGATAGACAATTCTACCTTTTGAAAGATCGTATATCGAAAGTTCCACAACTACCCTGTCTCCGGGTACCAAACGTATGAAATTTTTTCGCATTCTACCTGAAATTTGAGCCAAAACTTCTTTGCCGTTGTCAAGCTTTACCAAAAATGTTGCGTTTCTTCTTGCTTCAACTATTGTTCCTTCCATCTTTACAACATCGTCTTTCGGCAAGTAAAATCACCTCTCACCATGGTGTTAAAATCTCAGCGCAATCTTTTCTAACAACCACGGTGTGTTCGAAATGAGCGCTTCTTTTACCGTCAGCCATGACTACTGTCCAACCATCGTCCAAAAGCTTTGTCTCATAACTTCCCTCACATGCCATGACCTCTATGGCAAGCGTCATACCATCCAGTAAGATTCTTCCTGTTCCAGGTTGACCGTAATTGGGTATCTCTGGTTCTTCGTGAAGTTGTCTACCTATACCATGTCCAACATAGTCTCTCAAAACATTGAAACCATAAGCTTCAACAGTGCTTTGTATTGCATGTGAAATATCTCCGATCCTTGCACCAGCTTTGACGACATCCAAAGCTTTAAACAAAGCAAGTTTTGTGACTTCTACCAGTTTTAAACCAACCTCATCGCATTCACCAACTATGTAAGTCACAGCGGCATCACCGTAATAGTTGTTGTAAACCGCTCCTACGTCTATTGACACTATATCGCCCTTTTTGAAGACCTTGGTTTTGAGTGGTGCCCCATGCAGTATTTCATGATTTACGGAAACACATGTTGCGTATTTGTATCCTCTGTAACCTTTAAAAGCTGGTTTGACGTTCAACTGTTTGAGCCTTTCAAGGACGTACCTTTCAATATCATACGCATTGTTTCCTTCTTGCACAAGGTTTTTGAGTTCTTTTAACACAGTTGCAACCGCTTCGCATGCAATTCTCATATCTGCGATTTCTTTTTCTGATTTAATCCTTACCACTTTTTCTCACCTTTTCAAGAACTTCAAGTGCGTTTTTTATAAGTTCTTCGTGTTCACAGTCGGAATTAATTTTGAAAAGAATCCCACGCTTTTCGTAGAAATTGACAAGCGGTTCTGTAGCTTGAATGTAGACTTTGTATCTGTTTCTGACAACTTCTTCTTTGTCGTCATCTCGGGTTATAAGCCTTTCTCCACAGTCGTCGCATGTTTCGTCGAATTTTGGAGGCATGGATACCATGTTGTAAATTTTACCACACTTTGGGCATATACGCCTGTTTGTAAGTCTTTTTACAACGGCATCTTCACTGATTTGAAGATACAAGACAGCGTCTATGTTTTTTCCTAAAGCTGAAAGTTCTTTCTCCAAAAATTCTGCTTGAGCTATGGTGCGTGGATAGCCGTCCAAGATGAAACCACTTTTACAATCTTCTTTTCTAAGCCTTTCTGCAACCACTTGGTTGACGATTTCATCAGGTACAAGCTTACCTGCTGTTAAAATTTCACGAACCATTTTGCCAAGTTCTGTGCCAGCAGCCACGGCTTCCCTAAAAAGATCACCTGTAGAGATATGGGGTATGTTAAATTCCTTACAAAGATCCTTGGCGAGCGTACCCTTTCCCGCACCTGGGGGACCAAGCAAAATGATTCTCATACTATATTTTCCCCTTCTTTATGAATCCTTCATAATGTCTCATTATCATGTGAGCTTCCATTTGTTGTACAACATCCAAAGCAACACCAACTGCTATGAGGGTTGATGTTCCGCCTATCACTATGTCAACCTTTGAAACTGCTTGGACAAAATGTGGGAGCAAAGCAATTATAACCAAGAATACCGCTCCCATGAAAGTAACTTTGTTTACGATTTTTTGGATGTACTCTTCCGTTGGCTTCCCTGGTCTTATACCAGGTATGAATCCACCGTATTTTTTGATGTTTTCAGCCACTTCGTGCGGGTCGAAGACTATTACGCTGTAGAAATACGTGAAAAAGAAAACTAGCAAACCATAAAGGATCACGTAAAATGGACTCGTCGCGCCAAAAATTTTTTGCAAGGCCGTCCATCCGGTCATTTGAGCAATCGCAGCGGGTATCATAACGATCGCGCTTGCGAAGATTATTGGAATGACCCCAGCCTGGTTGACCTTAACAGGTATATAAGTTGATGCTCCACCGTAGACTCTACGACCAGTTATTCTTGTGGCGTATTGAATGGAAATCCTGCGCTCAGCTTGTTGAACGTAGATGATGCCAGCAACTGTTACCAAAGCAATGGTTATCAAGAAGATCCAACCGAAAAGGTCTAACCTTCCAAGCAGAATTCTACCGAAATAGTTTGGATATCTTGCAACGATGCCTGCAAAGATTATGATCGATATACCATTTCCAATACCTCTTTCAGTTATCCTATCGCCAAGCCAAAGCAAAAACATCGTTCCGCTCAACATTGTGATTGTTGCAACCATAACAAAAACCATCGGATGAAGTCCATAGGCAACTATGTCTGGGCTTTGCCTAACCAAACTGAAGGATACAACAAAGGATTGGAATGCACCAAGAATTACTGTCAGAT
Proteins encoded in this region:
- a CDS encoding DEAD/DEAH box helicase produces the protein MKLTLDKLFEDLQSDCILIVVPTEYDAQKLADHFGFDYFPSHDVFPFENVDVSFFVRSARIKTLWKILFFQKAKVVSTLHAITRKTLSPEVLRKHCFQITIGQELKEIDFEKLLYLMGYERTFLVRSGGEYAIRGDILDFFGPLQNIPVRVEFFGRKVESIRIFDPATQRSIDSIKEVTILPVREYISENHDLDTIPGKAMSNSTILDYAKFEVVFVNYKKCQEEYVKREKEIREILTDQQMEEYQLYSQVPLSQILEKISNPIFVEADLDKLKTVKIQTSAVSQIPVVDEEELVEGDYVVHVDYGIGIFEGVRRISNVFGTKEYLCIKYEDSTVYVPVERLDRVQKYIGDKGKVKIDKIRLSTWNKRLEKVKKDVREKIQELVELYFKRQQVTGLSLKGDPDLETEFAKTFPYVETEDQMKAIEEVLEDLASDKPADRLICGDAGFGKTEVALRAAFRCVVSGKQVAVLAPTTVLARQHYETFKSRMEKFSVSVKLLDRTISQKERKQILFDLKSGKIDVIVGTHSLLSDKVKFFDLGLVIIDEEQNFGVEQKEKFKKMRLNVNIISMSATPIPRTLHMALSGMKDLSVLNTPPQGRLPVITYVGKYNDLLVRSAVLREVNRGGQVIYVHNRVNDLERIFRHLQELIPEVKMVMAHGQMSSSKLSKAVRMFYEHEVDMIVCTSIIENGVDVPTANTLIVDDSYRYGIAQLYQLRGRVGRSDKRGFAYFLYDVEPSPSAKYRLKALEAFKGAGSGLQLAMLDMQMRGIGSIFGFEQHGNINSVGLSLYLEILNREIKQALSLQTYEPVLEEENRIDVEIEGIPGELVIPESYVANPMERMRLYRKLAACRDLKEIEEVRNELLDRFGKIPQQVNLLLDLFKIRILSHKVGLKKISYDGETLKITGASALKQIKLNKKHIYNEKEDCLLIYGVEPQEVLKILHQFLE
- a CDS encoding adenine nucleotide alpha-hydrolase family protein — its product is MQGLCEGRIQTLAEIIINEIKQNFSQGLVVAFSGGEDSSLVAYLAKEALGPDRVILATVDFGPATYTKIREQAKLNAQKLGLKHIIIDGTKKQRKILRYGPNCNACTREAKLGSVLEAFPSSVVATGANKSDSWGLTGLKFFGRLYSPLFDLRKDEIRKMVKLFQIPVAKAGESSFREGCKMKHLLKMLINPNFHGRAVWESNEILLSFLDEIGYKAELANVKIIGPLSKNIALVNVQPFLPLEYEQKLIERLKINCIDEIHVVKQPIKLRILANPGIYNDEKARQDIFMGFIQRDFAVPLKAEWIKSTNNRLRTFQVVGYEIDAG
- a CDS encoding metallophosphoesterase family protein: MKILLVSDLHIPVRLSSFPEELIEQLPNFDCVIGLGDYVDLDTVLVLKKFSKQFYGVHGNMDYPDVKEYLPATLTINLMGYTIGLCHGWGPPFGLREKILNLFSPKPQIIFYGHTHETDHSKLSGTTFVNPGSLGESGNYAVVELCKDFVKVEFKRLQKS
- a CDS encoding ROK family protein; this translates as MKVIGIDLGGTNFAVGVVDEQGKILAKEQGKTLVQEGPDAVIKRLNQAVKNVLSNYEVEAIGVGCPGSIDHKLGVVRFSPNFPGWHDFPLAEKLSLETGLKVYVENDANAYALGEHTFGVGKGYDHIVCLTLGTGVGGGVITHGILLRGSSGIGAELGHVTVMPNGPTCGCGAKGCLEAFASATALKRFVQEGYERHKDSLLFHGKKPSEVSPEDIFRCAEQGDEFAKSIISLLTDALAVAIGSFVNIFNPQLVILGGGISNAGEKLLKPVAEKVKDHVLPSMLGTFEIKLSKLGKDAGILGAASIVFERMNKT
- the rho gene encoding transcription termination factor Rho, with protein sequence MNNNDQQKEQNTISIADLEKMTVKELYNLAKQFDIPRYTSMAKRDLIFAILEAQAKQHGYFFGEGVLEILPEGYGFLRSGNNLLPSANDIYISQSQIRKFNLNTGDIISGVIRPPKEGEKYFAMIKIEAVNYKPPELTSERINFENLTPDYPRERFILETEPHILSTRVIDLFAPIGKGQRGMIVAPPKAGKTTLLKEIANGIAHNHPDTYRIVLLIDERPEEVTDIRESVDAKVIAAPFDMPPDKQIKVAELTLEMAKRLVECGYHVVILLDSLTRLARVYNIQVPPSGKLLSGGVDPAALYKPKHFFGAARNTREGGSLTIIATALIETGSKMDEVIFEEFKGTGNMELVLSRQLANKRIFPAVNLQLSGTRKEELLLDESTLKKVWILRRMLSNMTEEEGLTLILRKLQETKSNEDFLALIDQQKVKY
- the rplQ gene encoding 50S ribosomal protein L17, with the translated sequence MRHRMLRTKIGHYKSHGLSIIRNQMRELIEHGSIITTVKKAKVVRIYFEKLMTKAIKANQASDKATQVALRRQIYRHLQDRRLVNKLVDEIAKEVGRTSGFTRIVRIGTRRGDAAEMALIQIVTSKEE
- a CDS encoding DNA-directed RNA polymerase subunit alpha; this encodes MKLEYVIPKKLRVEEERSEGEYYYGRYVLSPLEKGYGTTIGNALRRVLLSSIPSIAITGLRFIKPEKYHEFDTLPGVKEDILEIILNLKKVQLRAEITVQDKIRMQVEKKGPGILTAGDIKTPAGIEVVNPSLKIATLDEEADLFFELYAQPGKGFVPAIDLMEENQEIGWITIDGVFSPVVKVNFTVESARVEKRTDYDKLILEIWTKKNIFPNEALKQAVKILMNHLQIISDSLPEEFTAFSGEFVPISQEEAKVEQTTSEEEAIYSRKIEELELSIRSLNCLRRDKIETIGDLLKRTEEDLLKIKNLGPKSLEEIKQKLMEKFGLTLRKGGDSQ
- the rpsD gene encoding 30S ribosomal protein S4 codes for the protein MARYTGPLCRLCRREGMKLYLKGERCFTDRCAFERRPYAPGMHGRNRGKLSQYGLQLRSKQIVKRIYGILERQFKRYFEKALKMPGDTRENLVRLLESRLDNVVYRLGFAINRRQARQLVNHGHFLVNGKKVNIPSMLLKPGDVVELKDKSLAVVRQVVELTKDRTRVPWVETDFENLKGTFLRYPKLEEVTDLPADMQAVVEFYSR
- the rpsK gene encoding 30S ribosomal protein S11, with the protein product MARKSESKKRRRAVSERAIVHIKSTFNNTIITLTDTAGNTLYWASSGTAGFEGTRKGTPYAAQLAADKVAKEALRLGIKKVDILVKGPGPGREAAIRTLQAAGLEIDNIKDVTPIPFNGCRPKKKRRV
- the rpsM gene encoding 30S ribosomal protein S13, whose translation is MARIMGVELPSNKKCFVALTYIYGIGRSRALEILRNAGVDPDKRVKDLTDEEVNKITKYIQDHFKVEGELRAEVSRNIKRLIDIGCYRGVRHKLGLPVRGQSTRHNARTRKGPRPSRIKTKKKKEE
- the rpmJ gene encoding 50S ribosomal protein L36, which produces MKVRSSVKKRCEHCQIIRRRGKVMVICKANPKHNQRQG